The proteins below are encoded in one region of Triticum aestivum cultivar Chinese Spring chromosome 1B, IWGSC CS RefSeq v2.1, whole genome shotgun sequence:
- the LOC123124488 gene encoding methionine gamma-lyase, which yields MAHVLAAAEPLTLLKRPPPQNDGFGDDNGSTEEKAPKARRRESDPAAALAAARHEFGEHGGVNMSIEASATFTVMEPDTMRRLFTGELGPERGDLYIYSRHFNPTVLALGRQMAALEGTEAAYCTASGMSAISCVLMQLVGAGGHVVASRCLYGGTHALLSRFLPRTSGVQATFVDTDDEAAVRAAIRPGETRLVYVETMSNPTLAVADIPMLARVAHEAGAKLVVDNTFTPVVVSPARLGADVVVHSVSKFISGGADIIAGAICGPASLVNSMMDLQDGALMLLGPTMNAKVASELAGRLPHLPLRMQEHSRRAAEFAARMRRQGLRVTYPGLPDHPHHARLRAMGNPGYGAGGMLCLDMGTEERANRLMYHLQNTTQFGLMAVSLGYYDTLMSCSGNSTSSEMDPEDRARAGISPGLIRMSVGYNGTLEQRWTQFERALALMQQQDTPAAAAKYGKAV from the exons ATGGCCCAcgtcctcgccgccgccgagcccctcaCCCTCCTCAAGCGCCCGCCCCCGCAGAACGATGGCTTCGGCGACGACAACGGCAGCACGGAGGAGAAGGCGCCCAAGGCGCGCCGCCGGGAGTCCGACCCCGCGGCGGCACTGGCCGCGGCCCGGCACGAGTTCGGCGAGCACGGCGGCGTGAACATGTCCATCGAGGCCTCGGCCACGTTCACCGTGATGGAGCCGGACACCATGCGCCGGCTCTTCACGGGGGAGCTGGGCCCGGAGCGCGGCGACCTGTACATCTACAGCCGCCACTTCAACCCGACGGTGCTGGCGCTGGGGCGGCAGATGGCCGCGCTGGAGGGGACCGAGGCCGCCTACTGCACGGCGTCCGGCATGTCGGCCATCTCCTGCGTGCTGATGCAGCTGGTGGGCGCCGGCGGGCACGTGGTGGCGTCGCGCTGCCTGTACGGCGGCACCCACGCGCTGCTGTCCCGGTTCCTGCCGCGCACCTCTGGCGTGCAGGCGACGTTCGTGGACACGGACGACGAGGCGGCCGTGCGCGCGGCCATAAGGCCGGGGGAGACGCGGCTGGTGTACGTGGAGACGATGTCGAACCCGACGCTGGCCGTCGCCGACATCCCGATGCTGGCGCGGGTGGCGCACGAGGCCGGGGCCAAGCTGGTGGTGGACAACACCTTCACCCCCGTGGTCGTCTCGCCCGCGCGGCTCGgcgccgacgtcgtcgtccacagCGTGTCCAAGTTCATCAGCGGCGGCGCAGACATCATCGCCG GTGCGATCTGTGGGCCGGCGAGCCTGGTGAACTCCATGATGGACCTGCAGGACGGCGCACTGATGCTGCTGGGCCCCACGATGAACGCCAAGGTGGCGTCCGAGCTGGCTGGCCGCCTCCCGCACCTGCCGCTGCGGATGCAGGAGCACTCGCGCCGCGCCGCCGAGTTCGCCGCCCGGATGCGCCGCCAGGGCCTCCGCGTCACCTACCCGGGCCTCCCCGACCACCCGCACCACGCCCGGCTGCGCGCCATGGGCAACCCGGGCTACGGCGCCGGCGGCATGCTCTGCCTCGACATGGGCACCGAGGAGCGGGCCAACCGCCTCATGTACCACCTGCAGAACACCACCCAGTTCGGCCTCATGGCCGTCAGCCTCGGCTACTACGACACCCTCATGTCCTGCTCCGGCAATAGCACCAGCAGCGAGATGGACCCCGAGGACCGCGCCCGCGCCGGCATCTCCCCGGGCCTCATCCGCATGTCCGTCGGCTACAACGGCACCCTGGAGCAGCGCTGGACGCAGTTCGAGCGCGCCCTCGCGCTCATGCAGCAGCAggacacccccgccgccgccgccaagtacGGCAAGGCCGTCTGA